The nucleotide window CTCGAACATTACCAAGATGGaattattgttgattttcttCGTTACGGCTGGCCGATTAACTACGTGGGGTCTCTACCGTCCTCTACCCTTTCAAATCATCCTTCGGCCGCCAAGAACAGCGTTTTCCTAAGATCTTATGTCCATAAAGAGCTTGTTCATCGTTCTATTTGCGGACCTTTCACATCTAACCCCTTTGACACTAATTGTGTCATCTCCCCACTTTTATGCGTTCCAAAGCGTGACTCCGACGAACTCAGAGTCGTTCACGATTTAAGTTTTCCCGAGGGCTTCTCTGTCAACGATGGAATCGCCAAAGACTCCTATCTCAATGAACCATTTAGACTCCGTTTACCCGGGATAGATCGCCTGGTGGAATTTGTCAACAAGGAAGGCAGTGGTTGCCACGTATTTAAAAAAGACCTAAGTCGCGCCTATCGCCAGATTCCTGTAGACCCCGGCGATTACCATCTTCTGGGTTTCCAAGTTGatgggcattttttttttcattcagcCTTTCCGTTTGGTCTTCGATCAGCAACTTTAGCTTGCCAACGCACCACACAAAGCGTTGCGTACATTCTTAACACTATGGGAATTTTAGTGGATGTATATATCGACGATTTTTACCGAGCGTGTAGACCCAGTCATTCTCACTCTGCTTTCCAAAGGATGAACACTTTATTCGACGAGCTGGGTTTGCTCACCTCGGCTGCTAAAGACGTACCCCCGTGTCATCGTATGGTGTGTTTAGGGGTTGAAATAGACACCTCTGCGATGACCCTGACCGTCCCTCAATTTCGCCTCGACGAACTTGATGTCGAATTACATCAGTGGCTAGAGAAATCTACCTATACGAAGCATGCCTTACAATCTTTGCTAGGAAAATTGTCATATGTTTCTGCTTGCGTCCGCCCGGGTCGTGTTTACATGTGTCGTTTGCTCAATGCCTTGCGTGATACAACTTCTCGACGTTCTGCGCGGCGGATAACTGACGACATGCGTGCAGATATTGCGTGGTGGATTTATCTTTTGCAACATTACAATGGCGTGTCTGTCATCCCATCCAATGTCACGATCTCAAATCCTTATCTTTTTGCCTGCGATGCCTGCCTGTCAGGTTGTGGCGCGGTATGTTTCGGCGAGTACTTCAAGCGCTGTTTTCCTCCTGCCATTTTGGCTTTAACATTGCACATCAATGTATTGGAACTTTTGACTGTTGTTGTGACGGTTAAACTCTGGGCCACTAGTCTTCAAGGTCTAAACGTTGAACTTTACTCTGACAACACCGCCTGCATCGCTGCCATTAACAACAAATCATCGTCAAATGTTCACATGCAGTGTTGTTTACGCGAACTCTGGCTGATCCTTTCTGTTCATAATATTTCTTTAGTTGTTCATCACGTACCAAGCAAAGAGAACTCTCTTGCTGATTCGCTCAGCCGCTacaactcggatttttccgctAGACAATTTGTTGACAATTATGCGGCCACCCATGAACTCGTAGAGATATCTCTCCAAGACACTTTATTCAGTTTTTTCCTTCTCTAATgtatcttttgtctttttcttttgcagaTCGCTCTCAAATGTTAATTGATTGCGCGTATCTTGTCCAGCGATTTGCCTTTCAAGAATCGACGAAACGCAATATGCGTAGCCAGTTGCGAGCCTATCTAAGTTTTTGCGCTCATTATCAGTTTAGTCCTTTTCCTGTATCCAAAAACGTTTTCTTAGCTTATCTAGTTTTTCTTTCCCACTCATTAGCGTCGTATCAGTCACTCCTCAATTATACCAATATTTTGAAGCACATCAACTACGCTTTAGGCGCCGATGTGTCTTTCATGTCCGATTACGATTGTTCTCTCACACAGCGAGGATTAAGGCGCGTAATGGGTGATCGTGTTTATCACACATCTCCTATCACTGTAGACATTTTATTACGCATTTTTCAGTCATTTCAGCCACGCAATGTTTTTCATGCCTGCATGCGTGCAGCTTTTCTGGTCGCATTTTTCTCATTTCTTAGAATCTCCAATTTGGTTCCGTACACTTTGTCTGAAGTTCATTCTAGCACCAGTTTCTTCCTTCGTCGTAGGGATATAACTTTCACCGCCTCTGGTGCTTATCTTAAAGTTTTTAGGACAAAGACCATTCAGTTCAAGCAAAGGATCTTGGAGATCCCACTTCCAGTTATCCCCAACTCCATTTTGTGTCCGGTAACCGCACTCACGTCTTATTTCAAGCTGGTTCCTGCGGCTTCCGATTCTCCCGTTTTCTTAGCACCACACCGTTCTAGTTTCGTCCCCGTTTTAGCCCGGCATTTCAATTTGTTTCTCAAGCGTTGTGTTTCGTTTATTGGCAAAGATCCATCGCATTTTTCCTCGCGCAGTTTCAGAAAAGGGGGTGCCACGTTCGCTTTCAATTGCGGCGCTCCCACCGAGTTTATTAAGGCTCAAGGAGATTGGAAAAGTGACGCTTACTTAGTTTATCTCACTTTATCGTCTTCCAAAAAACTCGCCCTTTTGCGCGCCATCACCACTAAACTGGCCAATCGCTACTGAATTCATCAATAACGTCGCAATTTTTATTCATATTAATTAATCTTATTCACTTCCATTAGTCGGGTTTGGGGTTTTAATTTCTGGTTCGCTCGCTTTTTTCTGGTTAATAAAGATCCAGAAACGTTTGCCCCATCCTAGTCTCAAGTCTTGTCTTTAGTTGATAgtattaatttgtttgttttgacttGTCAAAAGGTTTAATTAAGATTGTAGAATATCAGCCGTCAATTTGATATCTGTTACCTCGCGCATGAATCAATCTTTGTCTATTGTACCTTTAAATTTTGTGAACTTTGTACTAAGCTATCATTCTGTAATCGAGTGAGCAgtctttcccctcccccccatcCCACGGGGGGGTTTTTAATTTCTGGTTCGCTCGCTTTTTTCTGGTTAATAAAGATGCAGAAACGTTTGCCCCATCCTAGTCTCAAGTCTTGTCTTTAGTTGATAGTATTAAttgagtagactagtggctgaaagtttggaaaactcgaggacgaatcgttgcgtaaatttaatggggctgttcctttttaatgtttttattaccctacgaacttaagttcaaagtgaatgcatgtttttaaagttcttttcctttactttcgtgaaaattgagcagtattttcgtcctcgtccgcttgaatagcgcggacctgcgtggaaacaaccagcgattaaatttctcaaaaaacacactccagaggacgagcatgacggcaatggagagatattatacaaaacaccaaccaaatgaagatgacccctgcttaaagcttcgttgctatgctcgagaaaggttttttttcggtaaaaacctttcatctcttcaacgatcgatcctctcttgggttccagtccttgcccgacaggtcacgcaaaagcgtgacaaacgaacttttccaagagctctgcaaaatcacatcgattttactcgttcagatcatcggtgacccctattttttaaatcatgaatcacttactttacttactatctacacaatatgatgaaatgaaaaaattctcaccgtaagaagttatctttttttaacattttctttcctcgtgccatcgaattccggtagtggttgcaacggatagagcttaggAAAACGCttgtcgaggatgaactctactgtttacc belongs to Montipora foliosa isolate CH-2021 unplaced genomic scaffold, ASM3666993v2 scaffold_390, whole genome shotgun sequence and includes:
- the LOC137987826 gene encoding uncharacterized protein, which gives rise to MHTPNFSGARIPIQSNFNLAQFDFYLEHYQDGIIVDFLRYGWPINYVGSLPSSTLSNHPSAAKNSVFLRSYVHKELVHRSICGPFTSNPFDTNCVISPLLCVPKRDSDELRVVHDLSFPEGFSVNDGIAKDSYLNEPFRLRLPGIDRLVEFVNKEGSGCHVFKKDLSRAYRQIPVDPGDYHLLGFQVDGHFFFHSAFPFGLRSATLACQRTTQSVAYILNTMGILVDVYIDDFYRACRPSHSHSAFQRMNTLFDELGLLTSAAKDVPPCHRMVCLGVEIDTSAMTLTVPQFRLDELDVELHQWLEKSTYTKHALQSLLGKLSYVSACVRPGRVYMCRLLNALRDTTSRRSARRITDDMRADIAWWIYLLQHYNGVSVIPSNVTISNPYLFACDACLSGCGAVCFGEYFKRCFPPAILALTLHINVLELLTVVVTVKLWATSLQGLNVELYSDNTACIAAINNKSSSNVHMQCCLRELWLILSVHNISLVVHHVPSKENSLADSLSRYNSDFSARQFVDNYAATHELVEISLQDTLFSFFLL
- the LOC137987795 gene encoding uncharacterized protein, which translates into the protein MYLLSFSFADRSQMLIDCAYLVQRFAFQESTKRNMRSQLRAYLSFCAHYQFSPFPVSKNVFLAYLVFLSHSLASYQSLLNYTNILKHINYALGADVSFMSDYDCSLTQRGLRRVMGDRVYHTSPITVDILLRIFQSFQPRNVFHACMRAAFLVAFFSFLRISNLVPYTLSEVHSSTSFFLRRRDITFTASGAYLKVFRTKTIQFKQRILEIPLPVIPNSILCPVTALTSYFKLVPAASDSPVFLAPHRSSFVPVLARHFNLFLKRCVSFIGKDPSHFSSRSFRKGGATFAFNCGAPTEFIKAQGDWKSDAYLVYLTLSSSKKLALLRAITTKLANRY